In Miniphocaeibacter halophilus, the following proteins share a genomic window:
- a CDS encoding galactokinase produces the protein MLKVKEVINLIRNDKLNNDFLKLYKDEEKIKEQKERYIGALEKFESLYGNEEVEIYSVPGRTEVLGNHTDHQLGRVVAAAINLDMIAVVSKSENINIVSDEQVIEEIRIDDLDKKENEEETSESLIRGVTSRLKDLGYKIGGFKGYFTSDVLIGSGLSSSAAFEVMIGAILSGLYNNMTIPPVEIAKVGQYAETVYFGKASGLMDQCACSIGNLITIDFKDINNPLVEHLDVDFSKLNLSICIVDTKGSHADLSNEYTMISGEMKKVANVFNQDYLRMVNEEEFFKNITTVLEKCGDRATLRAIHFFNENRRVGEMVAALENYNLEEIEKLVSNSGDSSFKYLQNIYKGGSIKSQEVAVGLALSEKILGTNGVCRVHGGGFAGTIQIFVNNEFVNEYKESIEKVFGKGSCYVLKIREDGATKVL, from the coding sequence ATGCTTAAAGTAAAAGAAGTTATAAATTTAATAAGAAATGACAAACTAAATAATGATTTTTTAAAACTATATAAGGATGAAGAAAAAATCAAAGAGCAAAAGGAAAGATATATTGGTGCTTTAGAAAAATTTGAGTCCTTATATGGAAATGAAGAAGTTGAAATATACAGTGTTCCAGGAAGGACAGAAGTACTGGGAAATCATACAGATCATCAATTAGGTCGTGTTGTTGCAGCAGCAATAAATTTAGATATGATTGCAGTAGTTAGTAAAAGTGAAAATATTAATATTGTAAGTGATGAACAAGTTATTGAGGAAATAAGAATTGATGATTTAGATAAAAAGGAGAATGAAGAGGAGACCTCAGAATCTTTAATCAGAGGGGTTACTAGTAGATTAAAGGACCTAGGATATAAAATCGGAGGATTTAAAGGCTATTTTACCAGTGATGTATTAATAGGTTCCGGTTTGTCATCTTCAGCAGCTTTTGAAGTAATGATAGGAGCAATACTGTCAGGCTTGTATAATAATATGACTATTCCACCTGTTGAAATTGCAAAAGTAGGTCAGTATGCTGAAACTGTATATTTTGGAAAGGCAAGTGGGTTAATGGATCAGTGCGCTTGTTCTATAGGAAATTTAATTACTATAGATTTTAAGGATATTAATAATCCATTAGTTGAACACCTAGATGTAGATTTTTCAAAATTGAATTTAAGTATTTGTATTGTTGACACTAAGGGTTCCCATGCTGATCTTTCAAATGAATACACTATGATTTCCGGTGAAATGAAAAAGGTTGCAAATGTATTTAATCAAGATTATTTACGAATGGTTAATGAAGAGGAGTTTTTCAAAAATATTACTACTGTTTTAGAAAAATGTGGAGATAGGGCAACTTTAAGAGCAATTCATTTCTTCAATGAAAACAGACGAGTAGGAGAAATGGTAGCTGCATTGGAAAATTATAATCTTGAAGAAATTGAAAAACTTGTATCAAATTCAGGTGATAGCTCTTTTAAATATCTTCAAAATATATATAAAGGTGGAAGTATAAAATCACAAGAAGTTGCGGTTGGACTGGCATTATCTGAAAAAATATTAGGAACTAACGGTGTTTGTAGAGTTCATGGTGGTGGATTTGCAGGAACAATACAAATTTTTGTCAATAATGAATTTGTGAATGAATATAAAGAAAGTATTGAGAAAGTTTTTGGCAAAGGTTCTTGCTATGTTTTAAAAATCAGAGAAGATGGCGCTACTAAGGTTTTATAA
- a CDS encoding UDP-glucose--hexose-1-phosphate uridylyltransferase: MNYQISRLINFGLQKGLIETDDVEYSVNMLLDVLQLDSFEFFKIEEELATAVPILEEMLEYSVNKGIINNSVTEKDLFDTRIMNCIMPRPNEVVNNFTSLYEKEGANSATDYFYNLSIASNYIRKTRTDKNIFFTYDSDYGEIEITINISKPEKDPKEILKSKNIVSTGYPKCALCKENVGFKGDFNRAARQTHRIIPIKLDNEEYYLQYSPYVYYNEHCIVLNKEHIPMKIDIETISKLFSFVEQFPHYMIGSNADLPVVGGSILSHDHFQGGRYIFPIENAKIMYSVKLEKYPSTSVELLKWPLSTIRLSSDKKKEVLELSEKILEKWKNYSNIDLNIINKTDEVRHNTITPIVRYENGKYIIYLTLRNNRTSEDYPFGIFHPHESLHHIKKENIGLIEVMGLAILPARLKTELELLGKCLLGQEDINKHESLEKHYDWYKDLKNKDFNENNVKEFIEEETAKIFVKALDDCGVFKLDETGSKAFIEFVESI; the protein is encoded by the coding sequence ATGAACTATCAAATTAGCAGATTAATAAATTTTGGTTTACAAAAAGGCTTAATAGAAACAGATGATGTTGAATATTCAGTTAATATGTTGTTGGATGTATTACAGTTAGATAGTTTTGAATTTTTTAAAATTGAGGAAGAATTAGCTACAGCCGTTCCAATATTAGAAGAGATGTTAGAGTATTCCGTTAATAAAGGAATAATTAATAATTCTGTAACAGAAAAGGATTTATTTGATACAAGAATTATGAACTGTATAATGCCACGTCCAAATGAAGTGGTTAATAATTTTACTTCTTTGTATGAAAAAGAAGGGGCAAATAGTGCTACAGATTATTTCTATAACTTGTCCATAGCTTCAAATTATATTAGAAAAACAAGGACAGATAAAAATATATTTTTTACATATGATAGTGATTATGGAGAAATTGAAATTACAATTAATATTTCTAAGCCGGAAAAAGATCCAAAAGAAATATTAAAGTCAAAAAACATTGTTTCTACAGGTTATCCAAAATGTGCATTGTGTAAAGAAAATGTTGGATTTAAAGGTGATTTTAATCGAGCAGCAAGACAAACCCATCGTATTATTCCAATAAAACTAGATAATGAAGAGTATTATTTACAATATTCTCCTTATGTATATTACAATGAGCACTGTATTGTTTTAAATAAAGAACATATTCCAATGAAAATAGACATTGAAACTATTTCAAAATTATTTTCCTTTGTAGAACAATTTCCTCATTATATGATTGGTTCAAATGCTGATTTACCAGTAGTAGGAGGATCTATTTTATCCCATGACCATTTTCAAGGAGGTAGATATATTTTTCCAATAGAAAATGCAAAAATTATGTATTCAGTAAAATTAGAAAAATATCCATCAACTTCTGTTGAGCTGTTAAAATGGCCTTTATCAACTATTAGGCTTTCTTCAGATAAGAAGAAGGAAGTATTAGAATTATCAGAAAAAATATTAGAGAAATGGAAAAATTATTCCAATATAGATTTAAATATTATAAATAAAACAGATGAAGTAAGACATAATACTATAACTCCAATAGTTCGTTATGAAAATGGGAAGTATATTATTTATTTAACATTAAGAAATAATAGAACTTCTGAAGACTATCCTTTTGGAATATTCCACCCTCATGAAAGCTTACATCATATTAAGAAGGAGAACATTGGTTTAATTGAAGTTATGGGACTGGCTATTTTACCGGCTCGTTTAAAAACCGAATTGGAGTTATTAGGTAAATGCTTACTTGGGCAAGAAGATATAAATAAACATGAATCTTTAGAAAAACATTATGACTGGTATAAAGATTTGAAAAATAAGGACTTTAATGAAAACAATGTAAAGGAATTTATTGAGGAAGAAACAGCGAAAATTTTCGTTAAAGCCTTAGATGACTGTGGTGTTTTCAAATTAGATGAAACAGGAAGTAAAGCTTTTATTGAATTTGTAGAATCTATTTAA
- the galE gene encoding UDP-glucose 4-epimerase GalE, whose translation MSILVLGGAGYIGSHTVYKLIEKGEDIVIVDNLQTGFEKLVHPKARFYKGDIRDLQFMDEVFTKEDIKGIIHFAANSLVGESMTKPLDYYDNNVYGMICLLKIMKKHNVKNIVFSSTAATYGDPKKIPITEDDETNPTNTYGETKLAMEKMMKWCEKAYDIKWVALRYFNACGAHEDGIIGELHNPETHLIPLVLQVPLGVRDTIYIFGDDYDTPDGTCIRDYIHVNDLAEAHFKALNYLYDGNESNIFNLGNGEGFSVLEIINAAKEVTNLPINVEISPRRPGDPARLIANNKKAKELLNWSPEYTDIKKIIKTAWNFYLKNK comes from the coding sequence ATGAGTATTTTAGTTCTTGGAGGCGCCGGATATATAGGTAGCCATACGGTTTACAAATTAATTGAAAAAGGTGAAGACATAGTAATTGTTGACAATTTACAAACAGGGTTTGAAAAATTAGTTCATCCAAAAGCAAGATTTTATAAAGGTGATATTAGAGATCTACAATTTATGGATGAGGTTTTTACAAAAGAGGACATTAAAGGTATAATTCATTTTGCAGCTAATTCATTAGTTGGTGAAAGCATGACTAAACCTTTAGACTATTATGACAATAATGTTTATGGTATGATTTGTCTATTAAAGATAATGAAAAAACATAATGTAAAAAACATTGTATTTTCTTCAACTGCTGCAACTTATGGGGATCCTAAGAAAATACCTATTACTGAAGACGATGAAACAAATCCTACTAATACATACGGTGAAACTAAACTAGCAATGGAAAAAATGATGAAATGGTGTGAAAAAGCCTATGATATAAAATGGGTTGCACTTCGCTATTTCAACGCTTGTGGAGCACATGAAGATGGAATAATAGGAGAACTTCATAATCCTGAAACACATTTAATACCTTTAGTATTACAAGTTCCTTTAGGTGTTCGTGATACTATTTATATTTTCGGTGATGATTATGACACTCCAGACGGAACTTGTATTCGTGATTATATTCATGTTAATGATTTAGCTGAGGCTCATTTTAAAGCATTAAACTATTTATATGACGGAAATGAAAGTAATATTTTTAACTTAGGAAATGGAGAGGGCTTTTCAGTATTAGAAATAATAAATGCTGCTAAAGAAGTTACAAATCTACCAATAAATGTAGAAATAAGTCCTAGAAGACCAGGAGATCCTGCTAGGTTAATTGCTAATAACAAAAAGGCAAAAGAATTATTAAATTGGAGTCCAGAATATACAGATATTAAAAAAATAATTAAAACTGCGTGGAATTTTTATTTAAAGAACAAATAA
- a CDS encoding LacI family DNA-binding transcriptional regulator, with the protein MATIRDIAKKAKVSITTVSRILNEDPTLQVAPETRKIVTETAKELNYTVRKKSKSSHSFSIGVLQWFSIKEEIQDPFYLYIRQGVEDYCRKNKIELIRNFKDDVNYIDSLKDVDGLICIGKFSNDEITTLKNKHKNIIFVDLCTDKIIVNTISLDFKNAVYDLLSLLKSKNHKSIGYLGGLEYVNENTLYEDKRKKYFIKFCQENKIDYKPYLIEDSFSIQSGYKMMKKLIEDDNLPSAIFAASDSIAIGALNALQEYNIEVPNTISIIGFNDVVGSRFTNPPLTTVHAPAYEMGKYAANFIYNFHNYNIPINMVFPCRIIERKTT; encoded by the coding sequence ATGGCTACTATTAGAGATATTGCTAAAAAAGCAAAAGTTTCAATTACAACAGTTTCTAGAATATTAAATGAAGACCCTACCCTACAGGTAGCTCCGGAAACTAGAAAAATAGTTACTGAAACTGCTAAAGAATTAAATTATACTGTTCGAAAAAAATCTAAAAGTAGTCATTCTTTTTCAATAGGTGTTTTACAATGGTTTTCTATAAAAGAAGAAATTCAAGATCCATTTTATTTATATATTAGACAGGGTGTTGAAGATTACTGTAGGAAAAACAAAATAGAATTAATTAGAAATTTTAAAGATGATGTTAACTATATTGACTCATTAAAGGATGTAGACGGTCTTATTTGTATTGGTAAGTTTTCAAATGATGAAATTACTACTTTGAAAAACAAACATAAAAATATAATCTTTGTAGATTTATGTACCGATAAAATAATCGTCAATACTATTTCTTTAGACTTTAAAAATGCTGTATATGATTTGTTAAGTCTTTTAAAATCCAAAAACCATAAAAGTATCGGATATTTAGGCGGTTTAGAATATGTTAATGAAAATACTCTCTATGAAGATAAGAGAAAAAAATATTTTATTAAATTTTGCCAAGAAAATAAAATAGACTACAAGCCCTACTTAATAGAAGATTCCTTTAGCATACAGTCCGGATACAAAATGATGAAAAAATTAATTGAAGATGACAATCTCCCATCAGCAATATTTGCAGCTAGTGATTCAATTGCAATTGGAGCTTTAAATGCCTTACAGGAATATAATATAGAAGTTCCTAATACTATTTCCATAATAGGATTTAATGATGTAGTAGGTTCTAGATTTACTAATCCACCACTTACAACGGTCCATGCTCCTGCTTATGAAATGGGAAAATATGCAGCAAATTTCATATATAATTTTCATAACTATAATATTCCAATAAATATGGTCTTTCCATGTAGAATTATAGAAAGAAAAACAACGTAA
- a CDS encoding metal-dependent hydrolase family protein yields the protein MKYALINGKIIDGRGSIPIEKGTLIIENKKIVYVGKYKEVSGDYRIIDCSNKVIMPGIIDTHLHFSGNLTDNDSNWVLEPIMQKAVVAVEQAKETLLGGVTTVGEIGFIGLNIRDMVEQGVMEGPRIVGTGRGFCRTCGHGDSHKLPYEYNNVSHPWAERVDGPWDLRKAVRMRLRDNPDAIKIWSTGGGIWRWDKKLDPHYTMEEIQAVVDECKMVGIPVWSHAEGFEGALNSAKAGVHLIIHGQTLNDECLGIMAEKGIYFCPTIQFLQEWFKTYEPPYIPQIHDKYEGSTVEEKELQRVYENLRKAAKKGIGLTIGSDSFCSSLTPYGKTAIGEIYSFVEKAKLSIMDTIVAATKTGAEMLKVDNITGTLEEGKSADLLILNKDPLENIRNLSANSMEYIFKEGKIIKENFNINII from the coding sequence ATGAAATACGCTTTAATAAATGGAAAAATTATAGATGGAAGAGGATCAATTCCCATTGAAAAAGGTACTTTAATAATAGAAAACAAGAAAATTGTTTATGTAGGTAAGTATAAGGAAGTGTCTGGAGATTATAGGATAATAGATTGTAGTAATAAAGTAATTATGCCGGGGATTATTGATACTCATTTGCATTTTTCCGGAAATTTAACTGACAATGATTCTAATTGGGTACTGGAACCTATTATGCAAAAGGCTGTTGTAGCAGTGGAGCAAGCAAAGGAAACCTTGTTAGGTGGAGTTACAACAGTTGGTGAAATTGGTTTTATAGGTCTTAATATTAGGGATATGGTTGAACAAGGAGTAATGGAAGGTCCAAGAATTGTTGGAACAGGCAGAGGTTTTTGTAGAACTTGTGGACATGGGGATTCCCATAAGTTACCTTATGAATACAACAATGTAAGTCATCCTTGGGCAGAGAGAGTAGACGGACCTTGGGATTTAAGGAAAGCAGTGAGAATGCGTTTAAGAGATAATCCTGATGCAATAAAAATATGGTCAACAGGCGGTGGAATTTGGCGTTGGGATAAAAAACTTGACCCTCACTATACAATGGAGGAGATTCAAGCTGTTGTTGATGAATGTAAAATGGTTGGTATTCCGGTTTGGAGTCATGCTGAAGGCTTTGAAGGTGCTTTAAATTCAGCAAAAGCAGGGGTTCATTTAATTATTCATGGACAGACTTTAAACGATGAATGTTTAGGTATAATGGCAGAAAAGGGCATTTATTTTTGTCCAACTATTCAATTTTTACAAGAATGGTTTAAAACTTATGAACCACCGTATATACCACAAATTCATGATAAATACGAAGGAAGTACTGTAGAAGAAAAAGAACTGCAAAGAGTTTATGAAAATTTAAGGAAAGCTGCAAAAAAAGGCATAGGATTAACTATTGGTTCAGATTCCTTTTGTTCTTCCTTAACTCCTTATGGAAAAACAGCTATTGGTGAAATTTATTCCTTTGTGGAAAAGGCAAAATTGTCTATTATGGATACAATTGTAGCTGCGACAAAAACCGGTGCAGAAATGTTAAAAGTAGATAATATTACAGGTACATTAGAAGAGGGGAAATCAGCTGATTTGTTGATTTTAAACAAGGATCCACTAGAAAATATAAGAAACTTAAGTGCGAACTCTATGGAATATATTTTTAAAGAAGGTAAAATTATTAAGGAAAACTTTAATATTAATATAATTTAA
- a CDS encoding ABC transporter permease, which produces MVKIKNKESILLLTNRFIKSYKKNSLSLILGMSLIITLIVSLTTMLYTNHRLESIQNQFIYTNMDYEIKNLSMEQIKELQENKTIENLGIEKYLSTIKTKNNQAAVIISANTDSILKVSKLIEGKMPKNKNEIVAEKWTLLNLGINPIVGTEFSFPIKPGNVNNKYKIVGILNDMPLNKMGGAIILYTNLVYDDSKEYLVHLKFKENINIEKEIEKIENELEIPNKNIVKNPWLENKEELIIANIKLNALLLLIGGLIVFGIYRISLIKREKQFGMLRAIGVTKKQVKKIMILELLKLYFYSIPIGIIIGFLSVKIITNFSNDENLKIFFWGKLEKFNIIYPINEIIISILMFFIVLVFVGVIGSRGINGVSIIKNITGHGNTGKDKFSLVNITGEENKNLLLKKLSMKYIFTNVKTSFIVILSLIIGGTLFYGLAYKSYIIEEINNIQTRTNFYNSDYLLTAYDDMDIGKGISELTLNNIKNIDGIQSIETQIALPIKVVDNNESRNKEYLNNQEKIVNSHYGFSLRGKDKFENLYHTKLKGYNDNALEKLKKYIVEGNIDNNNLKENEIIIAMPRTSSYGKSKGAVGYFKNGLTIIDYKVGDTITIKYTDINNINSERYWNFSDINNKYMEKDYKISAIVYYPYMKSVSLLEQVYPLLITSEENIRKIVNNPTYLTINVNRNVLSSKTNDRLIEEKLIELAVENGEVTARSLIEEKEKIDTMYKKELIYIYGIAVVTFILVLLNLTNNLKYRIQIRREDFYIYKAIGMEIDSLKKIIYFENMIFSILSLFFIVIFSKIVSKFLYYEAELYLYGIEYRYNYPIIIILAMFTLMISFIISYFLNKNLKNVNIIEKLSIIE; this is translated from the coding sequence ATGGTAAAAATAAAAAACAAAGAAAGTATTTTATTATTAACTAATAGATTTATAAAATCATATAAGAAGAATTCCTTATCGTTAATATTAGGGATGTCTTTAATAATCACTTTAATAGTAAGTTTAACAACAATGTTATATACAAATCATAGACTTGAATCAATACAAAATCAGTTTATATATACAAATATGGACTATGAAATTAAAAATCTATCAATGGAACAGATAAAAGAATTACAAGAAAATAAAACAATTGAAAATTTAGGAATAGAAAAATACTTATCTACTATAAAAACAAAAAACAATCAAGCAGCTGTAATTATATCTGCTAATACAGATTCTATTTTAAAGGTTTCAAAATTAATTGAAGGGAAAATGCCTAAAAACAAAAATGAAATTGTAGCTGAGAAATGGACATTATTAAATTTAGGAATAAACCCTATAGTTGGAACAGAATTTAGTTTTCCAATTAAACCAGGTAATGTAAACAATAAATATAAAATAGTTGGAATATTAAATGATATGCCATTAAATAAGATGGGGGGTGCTATAATTCTATATACTAACTTAGTATACGATGATTCCAAGGAATATTTAGTACATTTGAAATTTAAAGAAAATATAAATATAGAAAAAGAAATAGAAAAAATAGAAAATGAATTAGAAATTCCAAATAAAAATATAGTAAAAAATCCTTGGCTTGAAAACAAAGAGGAATTAATAATAGCGAATATAAAGTTAAATGCTTTGTTGTTATTAATTGGTGGACTAATTGTGTTTGGAATATATAGAATATCATTAATAAAAAGAGAAAAACAATTTGGTATGTTAAGAGCTATTGGAGTAACTAAAAAACAAGTAAAGAAGATAATGATATTGGAATTATTAAAACTTTATTTTTATAGTATACCAATAGGAATAATAATTGGATTTTTAAGTGTAAAAATAATAACTAATTTTTCAAATGATGAAAATTTAAAAATATTTTTTTGGGGGAAATTAGAGAAGTTTAATATTATATATCCAATAAATGAAATTATTATAAGTATTTTAATGTTTTTTATAGTTCTTGTTTTTGTAGGAGTAATTGGAAGTAGGGGAATAAATGGAGTATCTATAATAAAAAATATTACAGGACATGGGAATACCGGTAAGGACAAATTTAGTTTAGTAAATATAACTGGAGAAGAAAATAAAAACCTATTATTAAAAAAACTAAGTATGAAGTATATATTTACTAATGTTAAAACTTCTTTTATTGTGATTTTGTCTTTAATAATAGGAGGAACCTTATTTTATGGCTTAGCATATAAATCCTATATAATTGAAGAAATAAATAATATACAAACTAGAACTAATTTCTATAATAGTGATTATTTATTAACTGCCTATGATGACATGGATATAGGTAAGGGGATTTCAGAATTAACATTAAATAATATTAAAAATATTGATGGAATACAAAGCATAGAAACTCAAATTGCTTTGCCAATTAAAGTAGTTGATAATAATGAAAGTAGAAATAAAGAATATTTAAATAATCAAGAAAAAATAGTAAATTCCCATTATGGTTTTTCACTTAGAGGAAAAGATAAGTTTGAAAATTTATATCATACTAAATTAAAGGGCTATAATGATAATGCTTTGGAAAAATTGAAAAAATATATTGTAGAAGGCAATATTGATAATAATAACTTGAAGGAAAATGAGATAATAATTGCAATGCCAAGAACTAGTAGCTATGGAAAATCTAAGGGAGCTGTTGGTTATTTTAAAAATGGACTAACAATTATAGACTATAAAGTTGGAGATACAATTACAATTAAATATACAGATATTAATAATATAAATTCTGAAAGATATTGGAATTTCTCAGATATCAATAACAAATATATGGAAAAGGATTATAAAATTTCAGCAATAGTATATTATCCTTATATGAAGTCAGTATCTTTGTTGGAACAAGTTTACCCCCTGCTTATAACTAGTGAAGAAAATATAAGAAAAATAGTTAATAATCCTACATATTTAACAATTAACGTAAATAGGAATGTACTTTCAAGTAAGACAAATGATAGATTGATTGAAGAAAAATTAATAGAATTAGCAGTTGAAAATGGAGAAGTTACAGCTAGGAGTTTAATTGAAGAAAAAGAAAAAATTGACACTATGTATAAAAAGGAATTAATTTATATTTATGGAATAGCCGTTGTAACATTTATTTTAGTTTTACTAAACTTAACTAATAACTTAAAGTACAGAATTCAAATTAGAAGGGAAGATTTTTATATTTATAAAGCTATAGGTATGGAAATAGATAGTTTAAAGAAAATTATATATTTTGAGAATATGATTTTTAGTATATTGTCATTATTCTTTATAGTAATTTTTTCTAAGATTGTTTCAAAATTTTTATATTATGAGGCAGAATTATATTTATACGGAATAGAATATAGATATAATTATCCGATAATTATAATTTTAGCTATGTTTACATTAATGATATCCTTTATAATTTCATATTTTCTAAATAAAAACTTAAAGAATGTTAATATAATAGAAAAACTTAGTATAATAGAATAA
- a CDS encoding ABC transporter ATP-binding protein: MEIVKAKELKKIYGKGETSVCALNGVNLTVNKGEFLAIVGTSGSGKSTLLNILGGLDNPTEGTIIVDEKNLSKLNDEELTIFRRRNIGFVFQKFNLIPMLTVWENIILPIKLDGRKLDEEYIKNIIKTLGIEDKLDSLPNTLSGGQQQRVAIARALSTKPAIILADEPTGNLDSRTSQSVMGLLKVTSREFNQTTVIITHNEEIAQLADRILRLEDGVIL; the protein is encoded by the coding sequence ATGGAAATTGTAAAGGCAAAAGAATTAAAAAAGATATATGGAAAAGGGGAAACTTCTGTTTGTGCTTTAAATGGAGTGAATTTAACAGTAAATAAAGGAGAGTTTTTAGCTATTGTAGGAACCAGTGGTTCTGGAAAGTCGACATTATTAAATATTTTAGGTGGATTAGATAATCCAACGGAAGGGACAATAATAGTAGATGAAAAGAATTTAAGTAAATTAAATGATGAGGAATTGACGATTTTTAGACGAAGAAATATCGGATTTGTATTTCAAAAATTCAACTTAATACCTATGCTAACAGTTTGGGAAAATATTATACTACCTATAAAGTTAGACGGAAGAAAGTTAGATGAAGAATATATTAAAAATATAATTAAAACTTTAGGTATAGAGGATAAGCTGGATAGTTTACCAAATACTTTATCAGGTGGACAACAACAAAGAGTTGCAATAGCTAGAGCTTTATCGACAAAACCGGCGATTATTTTAGCTGATGAACCAACAGGAAACTTAGATTCAAGAACAAGTCAAAGTGTGATGGGCTTATTAAAAGTAACTAGTAGAGAGTTTAATCAAACAACAGTAATTATTACTCATAATGAAGAAATAGCTCAACTTGCCGATAGAATTTTAAGGTTGGAAGATGGCGTAATCCTTTAA
- a CDS encoding sensor histidine kinase: MKIYLLIILVGLLTILLMYLYFKKRENQLIDNLQNMIELAEKDNYSFVKFDESKLSVLENSMKHYLIGNRIKLNSILKQKESYETLISDISHQSITPISNIILYSELLQENHKLEEIDAIKNQVEKLHFLIESLISLSRLETGIITINPKKENIKFLLQKLENQFKPKILEKGINFELENKSIYAKFDFKWTEEAIGNIVENAIKYTDYGGKITISIEEYQFFARIDIKDTGIGIKEKELNKIFKRFFRSNDVNGTEGVGLGLYLTRKIINMEGGYLKVESKKSVGTNFSVFLPI; this comes from the coding sequence ATGAAAATATATTTACTTATAATTTTAGTAGGTTTATTAACTATATTGTTGATGTATTTATACTTTAAAAAAAGAGAAAATCAATTAATAGATAATTTACAAAATATGATAGAATTAGCTGAGAAAGATAATTATTCTTTTGTTAAATTTGATGAAAGTAAATTGTCAGTATTAGAAAATTCCATGAAACATTATTTAATTGGCAATAGGATAAAACTTAATAGTATCCTCAAACAAAAGGAAAGCTATGAAACTTTAATTTCAGATATTTCTCACCAAAGTATTACACCAATTTCAAATATTATTTTATATTCTGAATTATTACAAGAAAATCATAAGCTAGAAGAAATAGATGCTATAAAAAACCAAGTAGAAAAATTACATTTTTTAATTGAATCATTAATTAGTTTATCTCGTTTGGAGACAGGCATTATAACTATAAATCCTAAAAAGGAAAATATTAAGTTTTTGTTGCAAAAACTGGAAAATCAATTTAAGCCTAAAATACTAGAAAAAGGAATAAATTTTGAACTAGAAAACAAATCAATATACGCCAAATTTGATTTTAAATGGACAGAAGAGGCTATTGGAAATATTGTTGAAAATGCTATTAAGTATACAGATTATGGTGGTAAAATTACTATTTCAATTGAAGAATATCAATTTTTTGCAAGAATAGATATAAAGGATACGGGAATAGGAATAAAAGAAAAAGAATTAAATAAAATCTTTAAAAGATTTTTTAGGTCAAACGATGTAAATGGTACTGAAGGAGTAGGGTTAGGTTTATATTTAACTAGAAAAATTATTAATATGGAAGGGGGCTATTTAAAAGTAGAGTCTAAAAAAAGTGTAGGAACAAATTTTTCGGTGTTTCTACCTATTTAA